The following are from one region of the Capsicum annuum cultivar UCD-10X-F1 chromosome 1, UCD10Xv1.1, whole genome shotgun sequence genome:
- the LOC107873308 gene encoding auxin-responsive protein IAA8 produces MDGAPYWRKVDLRNYSAYQELSSALEKMFSCFTIGQYGAHGKEMLSESKLKDLLHGSEYVLTYKDKDGGWMLVGDVPWMSSCLYDFDFHGSSFFVFSLKM; encoded by the exons ATGGATGGTGCTCCATATTGGAGGAAAGTGGACCTAAGAAACTATTCTGCATACCAGGAGCTCTCTTCTGCTCTTGAAAAGATGTTCAGCTGTTTTACTATTG GTCAATATGGAGCTCATGGGAAGGAAATGTTAAGTGAGAGTAAATTGAAGGATTTGCTTCATGGATCTGAATACGTACTCACATACAAGGATAAGGATGGGGGCTGGATGCTTGTCGGTGATGTCCCCTGGATGTCCTCCTGCCTTTATGACTTTGATTTCCATGGTAGCAGTTTCTTTGTTTTTTCATTAAAGATGTAA